The Rhipicephalus microplus isolate Deutch F79 chromosome 4, USDA_Rmic, whole genome shotgun sequence sequence TTGAAAGCTGTGCAAGGATGCATGCCAAATTTTAACTAGTGTTGGAAATGTCAGGATCCTAACTGGATGATAGGTTCAGACCCTTTTGCACAGAAAATGCCATAAAAAGCGGTGTGCGCCATCTGCCCAAGCAGTTCCTGAAGACTGGTGAATAGTGCGCACCGTTTTCACAGACATCACTGAATCTTCTCATGACCAATGTCACAGGTCGTGCTAGCTCAAAGAAGCAATTATCAGTTAATGTGACGCATTGTTCACCATGCCACAGTGGTGAAAAATGGTGTTTGTGGCCATTGAGTGATGTGCAGGTATTTTCCCAAGTGCACATGGAACTATGTTTGTATATTAGGACTTAACTGCTTGACAAGACATATTTCTGATATAATATCATCCCTTATTTTGTGTAGCTGTTAAGGTATTGCAGTCACTAGCTATTCATGCATCACCTTCTTAGAAAAGCTGCAATATTCTTTTTGTTATAGCACATTCGACTGGTCATGTTCGAGTGCTGTAGAATGCTCGGGCAGTACAGTTTTAGCTATCACATTCATCTGGCTTGGGCAGGCCTGTACAGGTTCTGATTACAAGAAAGGTGCCCCTGGTTATGACCAGTTACACAGCACAGTAAAACCCGcacaaaaaaacattttcattatTCGAATTTTAATTATTTTGAGCACTTTCCTTATCAGTTTTAAATTAACTGTTTACTGCGAACAGATTAATAAGACAGAACATTGTGACTAGCAATATTTGTGAAGTAAACCTTCAAGAATTGCCTCTACAGAGAAGGGGAAATGATTACATGCATACGAATTCATACAAGGACACCTCTCAGTCggcacttttcttctttttaaaaacaGTGATATTCAATAAAATTAGCTAACCGGTCATAATATCAGTGGGTTCATTAACACCTTCAAATAACGAAGTCATTTCTTCCATTACGAAATACATTAGTGTAAGCATCAATAAACTGAAAGGGCAATCTTGATATGCTATCAACAATGCTTGTATTGTGTAAGTTTCCAAATATGCACTAGTGTCATCTGTCTATTGTTAGATATCTTAAATATACCTCTTCAAATATGACAACCCACTAATGCTATACTCATATTAAGTCTATTTGTCTGAAATTAGGCACATTAAAAAATTAGCACACATCTTAATTATGTCCAAACAATGCATATCTTGGTGAAAGTACAGATGTCAGGCATAGCATTAATTAATATAGGTCTATAAGTGTGCCAATACTTTCAAGAGGCCCTTGTTGGGGAGCTAGAGTCCAATGTTTGCAGAATGGCAGCAGTACTCGAAGAAATTAAAGCCTCACAAAAGAAATGTGAGCCAATATTGTACACATTAACTCTTTGGTTGAACTTTCAGAGACGCGTTTTTCCATTGTGTACTAAAGTACATGTAAACAGAAAACAGCAAACTTGATGAAATCCAGCCCATAATCTATAGTAATGGGCATGTTTAGTAATGTAATGCAGACTGTCATTTATGAAAGACAAAAAATTGACAGAAATTAATACTCATGATCACAGTGGCTCAAGAATTGAACAGAGGCCACTTACTTATCTTGATCAAGCATTTTGTTTTACTTCGCTGCGACCTATTTCAAGCTATATGCAGCTTTATCAGCAAAGTCACCCTAAAACCTGCAGTGCAGGTTTTTTTCTTGTCGTCAGCATTTGTAAACTGTGTAAGTAGTTATAAAACACTACCTCTTTGTGAACCATCCGGCATATTCTTAAAACTTCAAATGAAATTTGCAATCGTTTTGTGACACATGACACCTGTCTCCAGGGCGTCTAAAAATCTCATGGCAATACAAGTCGGAGAAAATGTGTGCTCTGCCTCAAGATGCTGCAAGGTTCTTTCTGTACTGTGTCTTTATGTCTGAACATAATCACGTCTGCAGTGTGGCAATGATGTGCACACTCCACATGCACGGAAATCCATGACACGACATGGTCCATTTGATGTTAACTGCCGCCAAAGTGTGCCACACATCCTTAAAGCCCACAACATTAGCCAAGCAGCACACGTCGCAAGCGGTCGGGGTCCTCTTCTACAGGATCTTGGACCGACGATGGAGAAGCAGGAGAGTCGGCCTGCAGCTGCGAGCTGCAATGCGCAGAGCACAGGTATTGCAACAACGGCAGTCGGTACTTGCCGCAGAAGTCCACAAACTGGATGCGCTCCACGTGACTGTCGAAGTAGACGCCGCCACAGCGTGGATTGACGCAGTGTTGTGCCGAAGCCAGGTACTCGCGCACACTGGCTGGCAGGTAGACGCTCGCCTCGTATGACTTGTGAAGTCCTGCGCGGATCACGCAGCGGGCAGCAAGCTCCCGCAGGCTAGGTGCCCGGTACGTAAGGTCGTGCACGAAGCGGCCGACCAGTGGATTGCCGCGCAAACTCAGCTCAACAAGCTGGCCCAATTGCACCAGTCCAGGAGGCAGCGTGCGCAGCCGGTTGTCATGCAGCGCCAGCGAGCACAGACTGCGCAAGTCAGCTAGCGAGGCCGGCACACTGGCTAGACGATTGCCATTCAGCCCCAGGctatgcagccgccacagtcgacCCAATGACGCTGGCAGTTCTTCAAGTCGGTTGCCACCCAGGTAGAGAGCCTCCAGGCTGTGCATGCGAACAGCAGACATGTACACATAAACCTTTTGTTAAATGCTCTTGCAACATCGACCTACAGACAATTTGCAGCATGCGTACACATTAAAGTTCGTAAAACAAAAAGGCGTGGATGGGGAAAGTTAGGGATGAGGAGCAGTCATATCACCCAATTTCCAAAGCATCGCCATGAAGTGCATGGTCGACACCTGCAAGACTATAGTGATGGCAGACACTGCCGAGGGTAGGCAAAAACAGGATGAATCCACCTCCAGCCCTTTGCAGCACATGCCAATTTTCATAATCAAACTGTCTCGGTAAATTTATCATTCACGCGGAGTGTTCCTTTTTATCAAAATTTGGCTATTACAGCACAGTCTTTCACGTGAATTGTGCATTTCTGTTGCTCAACTAGAAGCGAACAACGAGGAATGTTTTTCAACCACCTCATTTTTGAAAGGCTGGACAAAACTAGCTTTCTTTTGAGAATTTAATATACTTCCACCTTTCTTGGGGATACTTCCTCGCTAACCAGTGAAGGTGGTCCATCTGTCGGAGCTATTGTGTCACAGGGAAGGTGTGTCATGTTATGTAAATGCAGGTACTGTACATGGCACTCACAAGACATATACATTAACTTGATGCAAACGTCTTCACCACAAATGGCGTACTGCTTTTACATACTTGTTCAAGTAAATTATCTTTCAGAGACGCAACAATAGAAGAAATATGCTCAGTGTATCAGAAGTCGATGCTTCAGATTATATAAGGCACATATGTTAACTCTCAAACAAAACCAAACACCTGCCATATGCCATTATTTTTCCATTTTCTACCCGTGCATCACAATAATTATCCTATAAAATATTCTGTTCATCGTCTATATCACATAGTGATAGTACAATCTGCAAGAGCGGCACAAGAAAGGTGGAGACAAAATCATACTTAACCTCTTATCCCTTACCTTAACAGTTGAAGTGTTGAAAACACGTACATATAGTGGCAACCATTCCCAAAAGTGTTCGAAATGtaaactttaagttccgcaagtTGAATCAGCAATTTGTGATTTTAAGTTTTTTATGTACTGGGACAACTTGAAATGAAACTCAATTCCATTCTTATGACTGTGTCAAAGCACTCAGTGAGAGACCTTTGAGCGCTCTAATATGGTGATATGCTGTTATCAAATGCGACACGTACGGACAAAGTGTTGCGTGCCAAGTCTGCATTATCATAACGCTGCCTCCGAACACGGCGTGCATGTTCACAACAGGAAGGAGTCAAACTGTGAAGCCTTTGAGACTCAGTAGCCTTGGATGTAGGAACGTGACTCGGGATAATTGCGCTTACTGGGTTTAAAAATTGAGTAAACATCTAATCGTACCTCACTGACAACCGAATTATTCTGTGGTGATCTCATaagggtggtgccatcaaattttgAGGCTATAACAAGCCTCTTGTGGGTTTTCCCTGTATGCAAGGACCCTCCACACGAATGGTTGGACACAGCAAACATTTAGAATATATATTTAAATAACTTCCAAAGCCTACCTAAATGCTCACTCTCACAACCAAAGCACATCGCAAGCACATCCAGCACCGACGTAGCTCTGTAGAAAGTATTGACATCGCACAAGATCTGTAGCGAGCGTAGATGTGCGCAGGTTTCCCCATAGAGACGGGACAAAGAATAATCGCAGATGCCCCCTTCCCATTGTGTCAACTTATGGGGCTGATTTTGCACCACACCAGCCATGAAGTAGAATGACGCACATGGAAACAGAGAATAAAAATGCATTTATGAAAACCAGAATATGCATAGCTTGCTGTAGATTTCCTCGTTAAATATCTAAAAATGACCGATTGCCAAGCTACTGACAAATTCTTGATGGATGCACTGACAACAGTATTGCTCTAAATGAACAGTAAGACGCACAGGTGAATAACATTGCAAGTGATGTAATACACGGGTGTGCCTTGCCACAGCATGCAGAAAACTTGAGCCATCTAGTTGATTGGGATAAACccatagtttaaaaaaaaaagataagcgaGAAATGCATCTTAAGGCATCATTTGGAATGAATTCCGATACAAACCCGTCATTTCTACACCCACTTCTTGCATCACATTTTGAAGCTTTTATAAACATACCTTCTTCATGTACTCTTTTTCATTGTGAAGAAGGCCCCCACCAGGGGAGCCAAAACTTCTTAATAATCTTGCTATTCCTCTTTTTATAATCGAAGTGCTGACCACCTAATAACTTCTTGTCACTCAACACCCGACAGTCAGCAGCATATCTATGCGCAACAGTGTCTTCTGTACACTGTATATATTTCGACAGTACGTATCCGATATCACGGATGTGCTTGCTTCGCTATCTGGCACTTTCCTCTCTGTTCTGAAGCTAAACGGTTCTGCATAACGAGTCTTCAAACAAGCAGCAAGCACCCACTTAAAGCCAGCCAGTGTGGGTCTTGGGTAATCTTCCTAGCAGAATACTGGAGTGTATTCCGAACCAAAGTCAGACTTGAACACAAGCCTGGCCATGGCCTGAAAAAAGTAAGCCAGGCTTTACCCCAGCCTGTGCACGTCTCCAGTGTCACATATTTGCTGAAGGCCGTAACACTGGTTGAACATTGGCACATTGTTTGTGAAAACGCCTTATGTCTAGGCTACTGGAGTTATAAATGTGTGCTAGAAAATTGAAACAGCCCAGCGTTGATTACTGCGGTAATTTGCAGTAAACATTACATTCTAACGAAGACTCGTGTAAAACTCAGTTTATGatgttcaaccccccccccccccccaaatatatTCTAAAAACTCGCGGTGTTTTAACAGAGGGGCCTAATACTATCTGTGCTTGCAATTCCGTTTCTTTGCTCCGAGCACAATTAGATGGAACTCAGTTTTGGTTTAAGTTTGCCGGACATAAAGAAGAGACAGTATTCGCAAACTTATTAAAGCTAGGTCCAATTTCTCTCCTCTCACTAGACTTCTCGCTAGACTAGACTTCTCATTTATTCATAGTCATTTCAATTACAGCTTAACTACCTGGCCTATCACTCATATTTCATCAGCACAACACATGCAGAATCAAGTAATCTGTATAATCACTTTCATCCCTTGTCCTTTGAACATCATTTCGTTATTAAGAACTAAGACAATATAATAATCTATGTATTAGTAAATTATTTCAATTTAATTATACTTGTTTGTCCTTTAATGAACTGTTGGCATTTATTGCACAAAGCTGCTCTATTGCTACTACAATGTCTTGCCATTTGCCCTGGCATTTTTGTTTCATTACGTGCTTTTCTTCATAGTGCATCCCCTTGCAGTCTTCGGACTATGGGACCCTAGTCTGTAAAACGTCTCATTTTATTGCTTCTTTGTTAACAATAGACTTGAAACACGAAATGTGCAAAACGGTAATGCTATGATCGATACACATGAGGggtgtaaacaaaataaaaaaaaaattgttgagggGGCCTGGCCTTCCCCCCCACCACCTCTAAGTTTGTTTGTGCATGTTGCTATATTTGTCCTTATATACGTGCACATACAACAAACTGGTGACAGTTACGATGAAGAGGGAGGTGCTGAACCTCGAGCCTCCGAACCACCCCCTTGGCGATGGCACTTATATGTTCGTTCAAACtgtgcacataaaaaaaaaaaaaaaactgcgctttTCTTTCAATGTGATTGTGCACGTGCGAGGGGGCACGCAAGCCCACACAAGTCGAAAGAGGGCGTTTTCGTTATCAGGCCTTCCACTCCTCATAGTGTCAACAGAACGTGAGAAATGCACCGGAAGCGGGAGAGGATCCACAGCCTCGGCAGGGCTGTGGGAGACCACTGCCTCACGCCGCAGCCGAGTTTCCATGACCCTGACTCTCAACAGAGACGCAGGGGACATCACGTGCACAGCAGTAGTTAGCCATATATGTGGGTTAAACAAGGCACGGCGTAGCAGTCAGGTAAGTTCTTGTAGAGAGGAGGCTGGTGTTTCTTTTTATCGGAGGACACGTGGAGTGAAAGCTGTGGACGACTGGAGCAATTCCTTACTGAACAGTGGAAGCCAGTTAGCAGGGGCTCAAGAATTTTGTTttggtcattcttttttttttcaagtagcgAGAGGGATTCGATTTCTCTTCACGTGTGTCCATGAATGTGTGCCTATATACACATAAAATGTAAACATCTCAAGAGGAAGGAGAAAGCAGGAGGGAGTAAAAGTACCACCACCATATCATGAGTGTATCGACCTGCCCAGCTATGCATCTACTACAGCATTCATTTCTGACAAAAGTGAAGAAAAAGTTTTATGAATTGCTTATTTGAATCAACAACTTTGTTTTATCAATACACAGAGTGTTTGTTTAATCCTAACgggaccactttttttttcccacTTCAAGAAGTAGACTATGGCTTACAACATATTCATACTCGATCACCCACAATACTCCAAGGTAGTGACTTGTGCATTTCCACGAGATGTCAAAATCGCACATATGGCTAATTAAAGAAATTCCTAATTAAAGTTCTGATTATATTGCAGTACATCCTTATTTGAAAACCGCAGCTTGCAAGTTTGCAAGGTATATCTGCTAGCTGTGACAGAGTTCTAAGAGTTAAACCAGTATACCTGTGCTCGGTCCAGTTACGCTTGGTTTGCGCTATCCATGAAGGCATttagttttaaaaaaaattgcaccatctcccactaaaaaGAACTACGTAGAGATGTGAAGCAGAGGACGCCAACGTTTTCACTGGCGGCAatgttgacgctggcgctcatcacgGCATTGCGcaagagagaaacctggggaaACGCAAAGCACGAAGTGAtgtactaacgtttcctactgtaACATGCCAATCGCTCATAACAGGCAATGCGAGACAGAAGACTCCGCTTGGACGAAGCAGGTGGTAGGAGAGAAGTGGGGAGAGTGAGGTCATCTGTTGGAGAGAGGAAAGGAGGATAGTAATGCATGCGGAGTGGTGGTGTGGACAGCGCCACTGCCGACGTCGATgcgcgacatcgtgcgactaagaaatgctctgcaTTTAAAATTCAATAGAGCAATAGTACTTCCTTGTATTGTGAAGCTGCTTTGTATTGTCTACTCCCACGTGCCCCTACATATAGTTGACAATGAATTGCGTTATTATTGTGTTGTAGAAGTGTATCTGTATTCAGTGTTAAAATTTtgtattctcccccccccccccctttaatgcccttgggcgctgtgggtactatgataaataaataaataaataaatcctgtTGCAAGTTAGCCAACACTCATTTAAAGTAGCTATACAAAACAGGGCAAATATAAATTTTGCAAATACACAAACAAGGCAAACAGTAGCTGTACAAAGGGCAATGCAAAACACCATACCAAGGGACAATTCAACCACATGTTTCAAGTGAGGCCTTGCGAGGCCACAGGCTTCGAATGCAAAGTGTGCCTTAGAGGGAAGTTTTATATATAGGGAGTATAATTTACAAAATTCAAGTACACATAAAATGTAAAAGAAAGGCTCCTAAAAATTGCTGAATAGTTTCAGAGGAGGAATCAACATAATTGAACCAGGCCTGTAGCCAGGCGGCATGCCCCAAGAGCCTTCCACGGACATTCGACGGGAGGGAGTGTTTCACAGAGGACTAATAATATAGTGTTTTTCAAGGCCATGAACAGATGTCCCCTGCCCCcctactcaaaaaaaaaaaaaagtgcctggcTATGGGCCTGAATCGAAAAGACCCAATTCTACTATTAGAAGTGAAATTCTCCATTACTAGCCTTAAGTTTTTTACATGACTGCTGAAAATATACATAAAAAGAAACCACAGGAACAAAAAAGATTTAGCAAGCTGTAGCTCTACATAAAATGCAATATCACAGCTCAGTCAACTGCATTTCAAAAGGTCAAAGGTGACCTGAATTTACAGCTTATGTGAAACTTGCATGTCAAGAAGCCTACAAATGTTTTGTCTACATTATACCTTACAGGTTAGTATGTATGAGAGTGATGTGTCTTACATTAATTTCATTCACTTTAAATATCTAAATAGCTGAACATCAAAGAATTTTGATAATTTCTTGTGTTCTATAATCTGTAGCAAATGCACTAATCaagcatagcaaaaaaaaaatgcactcagGAATAATTTTACTCCCCAAAACACTTTGTAGGAGACATTTCCTCACTCCTCTGCTTGAGAATTTGACACATCCATTGGTGAACACTGCGATGCAGGTAGCTCGCAAAAAAGGCAAATGACACGGTGCTTAAAACAATTTGCACTAAACTAAACCACATTTTTATCCACTCCAGAAATGTCTCTCAAACTGCTAGAAGCTAAAGCAAGCACGATATGCACTAGTGCACAATCTATGGCACCATCTTTTGGTTTTCACATAAACACGTGAACCCACATACAAGAAAAAAACCCCACAAGAATCGCTTTCAAAATGAACAAGGATATTACAAGGTTCAGTTCTCCCAAGCACCAAGTTGAATGTGCTTGTATAATGTTTGCATCTCGCATGCAGTGATGTCTAGAGAGCTGAATTTGCGATTTAAAAGTAACCTTCAGCCCATATGTACAGAAGAGGCTAGCTATTACTTTTATCAAGTTAGCCCCTGCAGTTGTTaagaggaggaggattgaaataggaaggactgggaggttagccagttctcagaccggctgcaGTTGTTAGGAATGGTGCATAGACTATGCTGACAGTTGTTAGGTATGGTGCGTAGACTATGCTGGTACAGCAAGACCATTAAACGAATGCATTCTGAACACTAAATGTCTACTAAACACTTATTTCCTGTGAAAATAATTGATGCAGCGCGCATTTAAAAGACACTGCACTCACACATATCCGATGCTGGTTAACATGTTTGGCTCTTCACAGGAGAACATGAGCATCGTTTCatcagagatgaaaaaaaaaaaaaaaaaaccctcctgCGGCCAGCACATTGCAGGCCAACTTTGCAAACAACTGTTGCCACAGGTCTGAGATGATGAAATGATGAGTGAGAAAGGTAGCATGTGCGAACAAAATGCTGCTTTACGCTGCGGTTTGTGGGGACCCTCAGATGAAAAGATGGATTGAATATTCAACACACGCATGGTCACACTGCAGAAGCCTCGTTAGTTAAATGACTTATAAAGAATGTAGTCTCAGTATTTGCGTATATATCTCGCTAGAGTCACGCTGCGCGCTCGCTTTCCAGAGCAGATAGCAAAAGCCAATCAATCAAAGCTACTGCGCACGCAGTCTGCCAAGGCAAACACGTGCAGCTGCTGTCATATCGCGAAAAAGTCGGCTTCCGAGTCGAGAGGGCGCCATCCTCACTTACTTACCAACAACTTGCGTCATTGAATTGCTAGTATGTATTACAATGACAGCTGACGGCTGACAGTGGCTGTTACCTGAGCATGTTTCCGACGCAGTCCGGTAGCTGGGTCAGCAAGTTGCCACCCATGTAGAGGTGGCGAAGTTCGGCAAGCTGCGTCAGCTGATCGGGCAGTGTGGTGAACTGGTTGCCCGACAAGTTGAGCACCTGTAGTAGCGACGGCAACTGCTTGGGCAGCTCGTTGAGACGATTGCCTCGCGCCAACAATACGCGCAGAGAAGGGCACGGTAGCTGTTCGCCCAAACTGGTCAATCCGTTATTGCTCACGTCAAGCGTGTGCAACCGCAGTCCCAGGGGCGCCAGGGCTGCCGATGGCAGCCTGTCCAGCCTGTTGCGCTCAAGAAGCAGCGACCGGGGCGCCTGGCCGTCGTCTTCTTGAGATGAAGATGCATCTGAGAGCCGCGATTCCAGGCTCTCCGCGTTCAGTTCCTGACCAGATAGGTCCACCACCGGTGTTGGCAATTCGTCGACGCCCCAGTCGACGTCCATTTCCTCGTACGGTTGACGGGTATGTGACGGCGCGGACGGCGGGCGGCGCACTGTCCGCGGTGTGAAGCCGTGGAGATTGGCTGTGAGTGAAGTGACGTTTGATGACGTGAAGATTACGTCAGTTGTCATGAGGGCTCTCCTCTCTTTCCTTAAGCGCGCGTTTTAAAAGTCCAGTCTCGTGTCAGAACAAAACACGTGCGCATATTGTAGCTTTTCATCACCGACATTTTATTTGATATTTCCAGGATCGTTCGAGTGGCAACGTGAAAAAAATCTTCAACTTCCGCTCAGACAGCACATGCGCCCAAACAGGTCCAACGCTTACGGAAACGAATTTTGGCTTGCAAATTGTACACGTACACCATAAACCGTCTCCCTCACCCTTCtctcttctattctttttatcttGATCGTGATCGTCGACGTTGCATCACGTGTACCAAAACGTCCGGAACAGCAGTTGAGCGAGCGGAAGCCAAAATTTTTCATCTGGGAATGGCAGTTTCAGCTACATTTTATGCATGTTCGTGCTTGCATTTGTATATGCTTAGTTGTAAAACCAATACAATTAGACAGGGAGGGTGTTGATGCCACCTCCACACACCTGGCTCGACAAGTGCGACTTTTAAATTTTTCCTTACCCTGCAGTGCATCATTTAACTCAAACTGGCTTAATGAAAGCGCGTTTCGAATTATACTCCAAGCACGCAATTACATGAGCGTGGCTTGCCTGGTGCGTGTTGCAAGCAGAGGTTTTAGCGTTGCGAATACAAAGCAGCAGTTTTTTCATTCCGTGGTTTCCAAATCAGGCCACAGATATGCATTACACAAGTACTTTACCATGGGCTGCACTATCGCGCGATCGCATTGAAGTAAAAGTTGCCAGAGAAGCTATATATTCACGTGTATGATGCTACTAAACAGGCAAAAGCTGCATACTACGTATGCAAGTGCGTCACCATTCTTGTAACGCGTGATGGATCCGATATTGCACGTGATTCTGTGGCATTATTAAAGTTTAGCTAACTAATGTGAGAGATAGAAAACATATTTCGGCAAAGGGATCTTGCAAGAACTGTTTTATTGTCACGGGAATTCGTCGACCTGGTAGTGGCCACATTCTCTCACCAATGCAATTAGATCAAAGTGGCAAGAGATGGTTAGCAACATTAGCCAATGCTTCAGGGAACAGGAGTGCAGAACGGGCAAACATAGATTTTTAGTTCACTCTTTGACAACGTTTACGCATGCTCCCGCCATCTCACAGCTAGAACTAGCATCGGTCAGCGTATTGTGCCGGGAACAGGAGGTGTAGTCTTGTCCGGTGTGCAAACACCAATGAGTGCAACCGCTAAAATGCCGTCTTTTGCA is a genomic window containing:
- the LOC119172696 gene encoding leucine-rich repeat-containing protein 58, whose amino-acid sequence is MDVDWGVDELPTPVVDLSGQELNAESLESRLSDASSSQEDDGQAPRSLLLERNRLDRLPSAALAPLGLRLHTLDVSNNGLTSLGEQLPCPSLRVLLARGNRLNELPKQLPSLLQVLNLSGNQFTTLPDQLTQLAELRHLYMGGNLLTQLPDCVGNMLSLEALYLGGNRLEELPASLGRLWRLHSLGLNGNRLASVPASLADLRSLCSLALHDNRLRTLPPGLVQLGQLVELSLRGNPLVGRFVHDLTYRAPSLRELAARCVIRAGLHKSYEASVYLPASVREYLASAQHCVNPRCGGVYFDSHVERIQFVDFCGKYRLPLLQYLCSAHCSSQLQADSPASPSSVQDPVEEDPDRLRRVLLG